The nucleotide window CCATGTTTGGTTACATGTATGCCTGCCTCTGGATCGGCATCGGGGCCGACCATACTCTCGGAGAATATGGGACACAGGGGATGATCAGTTACATTGCGTTCACGCAATCCTCTCTCTGGATCTCGGGTTTTCTCACGAACGGATTGGGTATTCCCTTATCCGTCAGGACAGGGCAGATCGCACTGGATCTGATGAGGCCTGTTCATCTGTTCACCCACCTGATGGCACGCGAATGGGGGCAGATTGCCTACCAGTTTGTGTACAAAAGCATCCCGATCTACCTGCTCTTCTCCATTGTCTTTTCCCTGCATTGGCCCTCAGACGTTTCAACACTATTCTATGCCGCACTTGGTCTTGCCGGCGCCGCATACTTATCCATCTGTATGAACTACATCATTGGTGCTACGTCGATGTGGACCACGGAGTCCTCTTGGCTTCACTGGGGCAATCACGCGATGATGAATCTGCTGGCTGGTTTTTTCATTCCGCTGGAATGGCTACCGAACTGGCTTGAACAACTTGCCTGGATATCACCCTACCCTTTCCTGCTCTATGTACCTACCCGAATCTATCTTGGTTTCGAAGATGGCTCCTTGTTATGGGGAACCTTGCTTTGGTGTGTCTTTATGACGTTGATCTGTCTTGCCATCACCCAAGTGTTACGTCGTAAAGTGGAGGTACAAGGCGGATGAAACGGACTTCCTGGTTCAATTTATATAAAATGCTCATTCGAACAAGCATCCGCAGTCGGATGCAATACAAGTTCAATTTCATCATGGCGTCCGTACTGGCCGCTTTAATTCAGATCTCCGAGTTTCTGATGGTTGCTCTCGTGTTGCACAAATTCGGAGCCATTAAAGGCTGGTCCCTCCATGAGATCGGTTATCTCTTCGCCATCATGACGTTATCCAAAACACTGTACCGCACATTCGGCAACGAAGTTCACCATCTGGAAAAATATTTGGTGGGCGGTGAGCTTGATCAACTGTTAACCCGTCCCATGCCCGTATTGCTGGCACTGCTTCCGCAAAACTTCCGCATTATGGCTGGGGAAGTCTTGCAAGGTGGGTTCATTCTCTGCTGGTCTCTGGCAAGCATGATGCACAGCGGACAGATCGGCTGGACTGCCATTCCGTTCTCCCTGTTCATTATCCTAACGGGGGCAGTCATTCTCTTTTCCATCGGACTCGCTACCGCTACACTCGGATTCTGGACCACCCGCATCGAGGAATTACAGACGATCACGGAAGATGCAGCACGAACGGCTGCCCAATATCCGCTAACGTTATATCCCAAGTGGATGTCTGGCATTCTGCTAACGGTGATTCCGGTAGGATTCGTCAACTATATTCCGTCACTCTATCTGCTGCGTGGTGAAGGAGGAGCGTGGGTCCTTGTAGTTGTTGCGGCGGTTGCCGTACTGAGCTTGGCTGCAAGTCTGCGTTTCTGGCAATTCGGTATGACCAAATATCAAAGTACAGGTAGCTAAGGAGGCGAAACGAATCATGAACATGATCACAGCACGGCATCTGCAAAAGGAATTCAAGACCCCTGTTATTCGCGAAGGACGTTTCTCTGGATTACGTACGTTATTTTCACGTGAATATGTGTCCAAGGAAGCGGTACGCGATATCAGTTTTGATATCGGCCCAGGTGAGTTTGTGGGTTACATCGGTCCGAACGGGGCTGGCAAGTCTACTACGATCAAAATGTTGACAGGTATCCTGCACCCAACCTCGGGTGAAGTAAGGCTTGACGGTATGAATCCACATCAGGACAGGCGCAGAACCGTTGGTCGACTGGGCGTTGTGTTTGGACAGCGCAGCCAGCTCTGGTGGGATCTGCCCGTGAAAGATTCATATGATATTCTGGCCGAGATGTACGGCGTGCGTGCCGAGGATAAAAAGAAACGGCTGTCCCAGTTCGCCGAGCTGCTGGACCTTGAATCGTTCTGGACCACGCCTGTCCGTAAGCTTTCGCTTGGACAACGCATGCGTGCGGATCTCGCAGCTTCCATGCTGCATGATCCGGAATTGCTTTTTCTCGATGAACCGACGATCGGACTGGATGTGAACGCAAAGCGGAACATTCGCCAATTTCTACGCACATTAAATGAAACGTTTGGCAAAACGATTTTGCTGACTACACATGACATGGACGACATTGAGCAGTTATGTAGCCGGGTCATGGTGATTAACCATGGTCAACTCACATATGACGGTACGATCTCATCGCTTCGCGAAACCATCGGACTTCCTACGTTGATTCGGGTAACGTTCCGGGGAGCGTTTCACATCCCGGATGTTATATCGTCCGCGATACAGATTACAACAGTGGAAGGACAGATCGTCACCATTGAGGTGAACCGGAAGGAATGGAGCACAATGGACATTCTGAAACAGTTGGAACACTGGGGTGAGATTGAAGATGTAGAGATGAAAGAACCTGATTTTGAAGATATCATTCATCGGGTATACTAGCTTGCCTATTTTGTGATGAAATTGGATGAAGACCTGTTCTCCTGCCGTTACTTGAAAGAGGGACATGACGTACTGTAATAGCGGAGGTGAAGCGTCATGCTTGTGACCAAACATGTACTGGCAGCATCCAGCGCACACGCTACTCCCTATTACATCGTACGTGGCATGATGCCGGGACCGGTGATGTTCATTACATCCGGGGTTCACGGGAATGAAACGGCGAGTATGGCCGCTGCACAAAAGCTCGCAGATGATTGTGCGACGGGTCGTCGTGTCATTCAGCGAGGGCTGCTGATTATCGTGCCACGCGTGAACCAAAAAGCCTACGCAAAGAAAATCAGAGGCAAGCCAGATCTGAATCGTACGTTTCCACGCCGTATGTCGGGCAAGTCCAAGCATCCATTGGCTGCGGCGGTTTTTCAGCTGGCGCGTGAACATCGGACCGATTGGTGGCTCGATCTGCATGAAGCCAACGGCCTATCGCAGCTTAGTTCGCGAGTGCTCGGACAGACGCTGATTACCAATCCCGGCAGTCGGACAATTCCGGCTTGCCGAAGAGTTATCGAACGTATGAATCGGTCGATTGCGATTCGTGATCGTCATTTTAACCTCAAGCAGCATGAATTACCGGGATCTGCCCGTACAGCGGCTTCAAGGCTATTGCAAGCTCGTTCTGTTACGGTGGAGACCTGTTGGAGTCTGAAACGCGCGACCCGTATCAAGTATCAGACGGAGATTGTGCATCATTTTCTGCGTGAAGCGGGTATGTCATGATTGAGATCATGAAGATAGAACTAAAAGAAACCTCGAACAGAGAGCACCCGAAGTACATCCTCAGGGCTCTCTGTTCGAGGTGTTAAATTTTGTTCCTCATTTCCATTACTCTAATAACACTTCTGCGTTTATCTCTGCATCATGGCTTCCAGTATTTTATTACCCACAGGGTCTAGCGGCATGAGGAGATAAAGGTCTTTTTTAGTTATAAACTTGAATATCGCATCCAGATACTCATCCACAATAGAGGCTGATCCAAAACAATAATTGGACAATAACACGACGCCTATCCCCTGTTGCTTATTTATAGCCAAATAACTGGAGAAACCAAATGTGCTACCGTTATGCCAGAGTATATTCTGATCTGAGATATGATCACTAAACCAAGCGTAATGATGGGTCGAATCTCCAATCATTACAGGAATGTGACTTTGTTGTATTGCAAAGGCTGGCGGATGATCTTCATTCAGATTGGCCTGTACAAATAAACACATATCGTGAAGAGATGACTTGATCGCCCCCGCGCCTTCATGTACACCAGTATCCCAGTGAGGCATGTTTTTCCCCGTTGACGTATGTCCATCTACAAATCTGCCAGCCTGTTCTGCATTCAGCATGGCAGCTGTCTCCGTCATGTTTAATGGACCTGTGATATATTTGTTCAGAAGATCGTCATATGTACTGCCTGATACTTTACATAGGATATAACCCAGTAAGCCCACGCCGGTATTGGAATACTCAAATGAACCCATCTGATCCGTAAAGTCAGCATCCGATAAAAAAGCAAGTAAATCATCCTCCGTATAATTTGAATACGGATTGTATCGGTTTTTCTTCGAGGACAGGTTTGTGGCAACTCCGGGTAATCCAGAGGTATGCGTCGCAAGACTTTTTAAAGTAACCTTATTCAAATAATCGTTTTTACCGTTGTGTATGTACTTACCAACCGTGTCATCCGTGGAAAGTTGCTGTTGACGTTCCAATTCTAATAGAAGGATCGATGTAAAAAGTTTGGTTACAGAGCCGATTTCGAACAACCTGTGTTCAGCAGCAGCTGCGCTCTTCTTTTTGGGATTGCCCAATGAATGATATTCGATATCGCCCTTTGTAATCATGCCAATCTCAAGATGCAGATGTTTCTTGCCTTTGATGTAATCGGATACAAAACCTTGTAAATCCCTCATAGAAAATGTTACTCCTTTTTTGGTGTAAATTTCATTATTGGAATATTGACTTTCGTTAACCACTATATTTTGGAAAACTTCACTATGTATTCGTTTAAAACTTCTAATTCCCTGCTCGTTAGTTAATGCTTGTTTTCTCCTAAACAGGAAAAGAGCCGCGATTACGGCTCTTTCTTTGTCACCCTGAACGACTCAATATAGTTGTGGATATCATCTTCTGGCGTCTTGAGCAATCTGGCCAGATGAATCTGCATCTGTTCAAGGTGATTAATATGCTTCTGAATATCAGCGATTCGGTCAGAGACGAGGGTTTTCAGCGTATCACTCTCCATATCTTCCTGGCTGAGAAGTTGCAGGGTCTCTTGTATTTCCTTTAAGGAGTAACCCAACAGCTGGGCATCCTTAATGAACTTAATTTTGACCAAATAATCCTCGGTATACACCCGATATCCGTTGGAGGAACGACGGGGAGTAGGCAGAATCCCGCTATCCTCATAATAACGGAGGGTTGCCATACTCACACCGGTACGTTTGGCCAACGTTCCTCTTGTCATGGTTTCCATGCCTACCCCTCCACCTTTCTGTGGAATCATTGTGCTTGTTCGTTGCGTATCTTGGTATATTGGGCATCATAGGTGGCCTCGGGAAATTTCACCGAAGACCCTTGCAGCAATGGTTGCTCTTCCCCTTTGAGATAACGGTCAAAGAATGCCAACGCATAGGTTCTTGTTATATCCACATTATGTTCTGGCTTCATGCCTCTGGCAAACATTTTCGGTGAGATTAATGAAATATCCGTAAAGCTTTGATGGAAGAAATTCTCCACCGTCAGATAATAGGTATCATTCAGACTGCTCGTCATCACTCGATCCAGATCCGGCTCAAACTCGGGGTAAAACACTTTTTCTTTGGACGAAGCATTCGGATCGAAACTTTTGGCCGTTCCACCCGACATGATATACATAAACGGCTGTTTCAGGGCTGTCGTGGATACGGTCCCCCAGAATCCGCCTTCCAGGCTAAGTCCTGCTTGGAATCGCTCATCCTGCACCAGTGCTTCCGCTGTCGTTGCCCCACCATAGGAATGACCCATGATGCCTACATGATCCAAATCAAGCTTGCCTTCGATCAATTGATTCGGGTCATGTGAGTTCCACTGGGTAAGCGTATCAAGCACAAATCTTGCATCAGCTGCACGAATACCTATGCCTTCTACATTATATTGATACAATTCCTCTGACGTTGCAAAATCAGGGTCTGCCTCATAGGAGACTGCACGTCCGTCAGGGAAAGTCACTCGTGCTGACGTATACGGGTGATCTATACCCACCACAATGTAGCCGTGGCTTACGAGCTCCTCAATCATTGTCATACTCTGAAAACGGGCTGAGCGGATACCCGGGGAGAATAGCAGTACCGGATAATTGCTGTGGACGGCGGACATCTCAGCTCCTTTTACCACATGTGTTGGAATGGTATCCAGATAACTGAACACCTGAGACGGAATGCCGAACACCAGACTAATCGCTTCTCCCAGTTCACTCGGGTAATGCTCCAGTGGCAGCCCTTGAGCGGCCTTCTGATCTACCGGGTACCACACATTAATCATAAGTTCACGCTTGTCTCCAGCCTCGGGTGTTTTGGTCTCTTCGCGAGATTCATCCACCAGGTGTTGAGAGAACGTTCCAATCGCAAATGTGCCGGTAGGTTCAGGCATCGTAAAGGCAGGTAACAGCCAGGTCAGTATGAAGGAACCTGCACTGAAAGCCAAAACCATAATCGATGCCAGCGTCATCTTAATCCATGAACGACGGTTGAATTTCTGTGCGCTCTGAACATAACGGCCACTGCGGTATGATTTCATGAGTTGAATGATTAACATTATGAATAATACAAATCCAACAAGATACGTTGGTATCATCTGTACGCGAAATGAATTGATTAAGCCATGCAGAAGTACTGCCAGGACCAGGGCTGAAAGTATACCCACTGTCATTGCCCTGCGCTTCGGAAACACCAGCATGAGTAACGTAGCAGCTACGGTTACCAATACTAAAACCCATTCTAAAATTCTCATTATTCAGCCTCCAATATTCTTGATAAAAAAAGAATAAACCTTGAAGTATACTTCAAAGTCAAGGCTGAATATATGAACGAAAACTCGATAAATGAGGCCAATATAAGTACATTAAAACACCCGGTGAATATACCCTATATGCAACCCGAATGGAGTTGTACGGTATATTCATCGGGTGACCACAAATGACTATTCTACGGTTACCTTTGTTCGAGGCATGGTATGCATCGCTCCTGAGGTTACATGCGCCTGAACGACATACACTCCGGGTTCCTGAAACGCATGTTTTACTTCATATATACCCTCGCCTATAGATAAAGCCTTCGTCGCTCCCCGAGATTCAAGCTCTTCGGCACTCATCATTCCTTGATCAAATGAAGGTGCTTCGGGTTCATCCTGTTCATTCCATACCTGAAACTGTACATGATCCGCATCATTTACAGGTTGCTCTCCCTGTGTCAGCTTGATCTGCAAGGCGACCTCTTCATTCACTTTCGCCTTATCCGGCATCATGAGTTTCACCCGGATCATCTCCGGCATCTCCCCGGAAGCAGACTGTTCCTCATAGGAGCAGCCAGCGACCAAAAGGATTAGCACCAGAAAGGGCATGAACCAACGAGCTTGTCCGCTCATCACCATCTATCCTTTCTTATCAAGAAGATTTTGGTGTTTTGCCGATGCCCCACAGCATCACGATGATGATAATAAATGCAATTAGTGCCAGTAATGGGATGGTGATAAAACCAAACCAGTTCAAATAGTCGGTATAACATGGAACCTTACCGCACGCCACGGCATTGCCTGTAGCCGAAAAAATACGCTGAATCGTTACATGGTATAACGAAATGCCGCCACCGATAAAACTAAGTGGGAGTACGTATTT belongs to Paenibacillus sp. FSL H8-0079 and includes:
- a CDS encoding ABC-2 family transporter protein; protein product: MLYFTLASKAYSRNLQYRGAHMVHNLASAMFGYMYACLWIGIGADHTLGEYGTQGMISYIAFTQSSLWISGFLTNGLGIPLSVRTGQIALDLMRPVHLFTHLMAREWGQIAYQFVYKSIPIYLLFSIVFSLHWPSDVSTLFYAALGLAGAAYLSICMNYIIGATSMWTTESSWLHWGNHAMMNLLAGFFIPLEWLPNWLEQLAWISPYPFLLYVPTRIYLGFEDGSLLWGTLLWCVFMTLICLAITQVLRRKVEVQGG
- a CDS encoding ABC-2 family transporter protein, whose amino-acid sequence is MKRTSWFNLYKMLIRTSIRSRMQYKFNFIMASVLAALIQISEFLMVALVLHKFGAIKGWSLHEIGYLFAIMTLSKTLYRTFGNEVHHLEKYLVGGELDQLLTRPMPVLLALLPQNFRIMAGEVLQGGFILCWSLASMMHSGQIGWTAIPFSLFIILTGAVILFSIGLATATLGFWTTRIEELQTITEDAARTAAQYPLTLYPKWMSGILLTVIPVGFVNYIPSLYLLRGEGGAWVLVVVAAVAVLSLAASLRFWQFGMTKYQSTGS
- a CDS encoding ATP-binding cassette domain-containing protein, whose translation is MITARHLQKEFKTPVIREGRFSGLRTLFSREYVSKEAVRDISFDIGPGEFVGYIGPNGAGKSTTIKMLTGILHPTSGEVRLDGMNPHQDRRRTVGRLGVVFGQRSQLWWDLPVKDSYDILAEMYGVRAEDKKKRLSQFAELLDLESFWTTPVRKLSLGQRMRADLAASMLHDPELLFLDEPTIGLDVNAKRNIRQFLRTLNETFGKTILLTTHDMDDIEQLCSRVMVINHGQLTYDGTISSLRETIGLPTLIRVTFRGAFHIPDVISSAIQITTVEGQIVTIEVNRKEWSTMDILKQLEHWGEIEDVEMKEPDFEDIIHRVY
- a CDS encoding succinylglutamate desuccinylase/aspartoacylase family protein — protein: MLVTKHVLAASSAHATPYYIVRGMMPGPVMFITSGVHGNETASMAAAQKLADDCATGRRVIQRGLLIIVPRVNQKAYAKKIRGKPDLNRTFPRRMSGKSKHPLAAAVFQLAREHRTDWWLDLHEANGLSQLSSRVLGQTLITNPGSRTIPACRRVIERMNRSIAIRDRHFNLKQHELPGSARTAASRLLQARSVTVETCWSLKRATRIKYQTEIVHHFLREAGMS
- a CDS encoding serine hydrolase domain-containing protein; protein product: MRDLQGFVSDYIKGKKHLHLEIGMITKGDIEYHSLGNPKKKSAAAAEHRLFEIGSVTKLFTSILLLELERQQQLSTDDTVGKYIHNGKNDYLNKVTLKSLATHTSGLPGVATNLSSKKNRYNPYSNYTEDDLLAFLSDADFTDQMGSFEYSNTGVGLLGYILCKVSGSTYDDLLNKYITGPLNMTETAAMLNAEQAGRFVDGHTSTGKNMPHWDTGVHEGAGAIKSSLHDMCLFVQANLNEDHPPAFAIQQSHIPVMIGDSTHHYAWFSDHISDQNILWHNGSTFGFSSYLAINKQQGIGVVLLSNYCFGSASIVDEYLDAIFKFITKKDLYLLMPLDPVGNKILEAMMQR
- a CDS encoding MerR family transcriptional regulator, whose protein sequence is METMTRGTLAKRTGVSMATLRYYEDSGILPTPRRSSNGYRVYTEDYLVKIKFIKDAQLLGYSLKEIQETLQLLSQEDMESDTLKTLVSDRIADIQKHINHLEQMQIHLARLLKTPEDDIHNYIESFRVTKKEP
- a CDS encoding lipase, which gives rise to MRILEWVLVLVTVAATLLMLVFPKRRAMTVGILSALVLAVLLHGLINSFRVQMIPTYLVGFVLFIMLIIQLMKSYRSGRYVQSAQKFNRRSWIKMTLASIMVLAFSAGSFILTWLLPAFTMPEPTGTFAIGTFSQHLVDESREETKTPEAGDKRELMINVWYPVDQKAAQGLPLEHYPSELGEAISLVFGIPSQVFSYLDTIPTHVVKGAEMSAVHSNYPVLLFSPGIRSARFQSMTMIEELVSHGYIVVGIDHPYTSARVTFPDGRAVSYEADPDFATSEELYQYNVEGIGIRAADARFVLDTLTQWNSHDPNQLIEGKLDLDHVGIMGHSYGGATTAEALVQDERFQAGLSLEGGFWGTVSTTALKQPFMYIMSGGTAKSFDPNASSKEKVFYPEFEPDLDRVMTSSLNDTYYLTVENFFHQSFTDISLISPKMFARGMKPEHNVDITRTYALAFFDRYLKGEEQPLLQGSSVKFPEATYDAQYTKIRNEQAQ
- a CDS encoding FixH family protein, whose amino-acid sequence is MSGQARWFMPFLVLILLVAGCSYEEQSASGEMPEMIRVKLMMPDKAKVNEEVALQIKLTQGEQPVNDADHVQFQVWNEQDEPEAPSFDQGMMSAEELESRGATKALSIGEGIYEVKHAFQEPGVYVVQAHVTSGAMHTMPRTKVTVE
- a CDS encoding disulfide oxidoreductase, translating into MSTSSKSERPAKSVDTRLFVAWAVSVIATGGSLYFSEIKGFLPCDLCWYQRIFMYPLTILLGIAYFKDDVGITKYVLPLSFIGGGISLYHVTIQRIFSATGNAVACGKVPCYTDYLNWFGFITIPLLALIAFIIIIVMLWGIGKTPKSS